Genomic window (Aethina tumida isolate Nest 87 chromosome 4, icAetTumi1.1, whole genome shotgun sequence):
taaataaaaataaaatattgtttttgtttttatttataatgcttCATCAGATTGAAACCTGACGAGCCGCCACTGGTAAtgctaaaaaataaacattttacactTTAAAGCGTACCGAACCGAAAGATGCCGAACGTGTCTAACGAAAACATAGGTTCCACAGCAAGTGGATTTGCTAAATGCGCACACTGGATGGCAGCACCAAACTGCCTGTCAAATTTGACAATCAACGTCACCACAATAAAGTCATCAAAACGACTAAAACAGATTGCACATGCACGGTCCGCcgcataaataacaataaacgaTGGTGCGTGGGTCGATGTGAACGGTcgcacaaaataaaatgtcagtGTAACGTGTCTCCGGCCAAAAAATGTTCGCGTCGTTGAAGAACAAGATCCGCGAGGAGACTGGCAGTGATCTGTCGAAATTCACTGCCAAAATAACGTCCAGCACCGTACAGAAGATCGACTCGCTGCGTGGTAAGTCGCATCAGGGCTCCACGTCGAGCCTCAACTCGATCGTGTCGTCGGACGGGCTCAGGGAAGATGTGCCGGTCGTCGATGCGGACGAATTCAAGAAGAGACTGCTACGAATCGAGGCGGATTTCGCCAGGAAACTTGAGCACAAGGATACCGAGTACAAAGACTTGATCAGGGACAAGGATAAACAGCTGCAGGCCATCGAGAAGGAGAAGGACGAGGCCTATAAGCAAATATCGAGTTTGAAGGAGTCGCTGAAGAGTTTGGAAGGTACTGTTTGGACCACAgtgtttatatttgttgtcACAGTTGTTGGTTTGTAGAGTTCAAACAAAAGATTCTGATGCAACAAGAAAACAATGAACAGTTTGAATCGTTACAAGTGCAGGAGCTGTCCAAAGTCAAGCAGCTGGTGCTGTTGAGAGAGCAAGAGCTCTCAGAGAAGAGTGGCGCTCTGAAGGATGCCAATGTCCAATTAGAGAAGCTTAGGAATGAGGTTAACAGGCTCAGAAGGCAGGAAGAGCAGCTCAGTGATATCCAGGTAATTGAATACATGAATGTTAAATGTAGCATAactattgttatattttgtgtatGTTCACCGAGtgttatcattaaaaatgattactcAACTTGTTTGTACTAGATAACTGGGCAGGTAGGTATTTTTATCACTGAGTGATTATGCCTACTAACATATTACTTGGTTTTTTGCTTCATTTAATGAGAAGCAAgccaacatttttatgttttattgcgttttatattacatttaaagtgagtcaataaaaattgagacTTAAAGATAAGGGATATTGATTTTCTTAAGccttttatattgaataagcataaaaaattgcgtaaatatgatatttatacaatacaatGTTTGTGATGATCTGTTagaaatttttgttgattacacgattttttataatattacacagttgaacaattttttttaattaaatcagatgaattttgtactttttatcTGTTTATCAGAAATCACGCCACATAAATCAATAACCAAAATTTGCACAGTGTGGcctcataatatttatattttttgtcacattttaacaattttttttaattgtaaagcaTGAAGATATGTATTTATACACAAAATGTCACATTTTTGGACCTAAAAACAAAACGtactgtataatttttagacaCGAAAATTGAAGACATCATACTAGCcacttttttatagaaaatctaacCACACCACTGAATTAAGGACCCCTTAAAATAGGTATATACCTaatttcataaacaaaatatgcgTATTGAtttgtgattaaattaaatgtcatatttttcatatgaatttatttttttcattaaggagtttttgtaataaattgtcaaaatagcaaatgtcaaataatcttattttttaaccacataGGAGTTTATACTAATATACTGTTCTAATAAGACTGTACAAGTGGatttatggaaataaataaaatttgggtaTTAAGAGTATTAATATAAGTATTAGGGTGGGCCAAAAAAATCGACTATTCGACATTgagaaattagtaattttaatataggaagatcaaaatccatatcgaTCGTTCAAAAAAAAGGATCTTTCTCCTTTTTAGAATTTGTTCTATGTTTCTTAACActgatttttgtaattttaacgaaGGATTTTACGAAAATTCGAGATATcgatataattacaatttatcaagatatgttttcttcttaatcatttaaaaatatctaaagacgactacaataaataaaacaaaaacaataaataaattttactatatacaacttatggattttatatttataattatatatttttatatgaaaacagaattttctatattctattccaatcaaaatttgaattttgcatTTGTCCCCGTAAGagtgaaagagaaagaaatacatACTAATGAGAGATCGAGAAGGACGAAAATAGTGATCGGTGGATGCGCCACCAAGTAAGCTATGCAAATTTGTGTGGTTCGCacgtttaattgttatttccaaGAATTCTAGGTTTAGAGAGGAGAAGgcgaaaattttcaatttttgttgtttgtcaATGATTTCAATAAGGTTTGCAGTGACGATTATTATGTTCCGTTTTCAAATTCAAGTATGTATTTatgtcatttatattaatattaaattttaacaaaaattaattaaccagactaattaatgtacttaaatgtaattaatattaattattagatttgttAGGGCCAAAAaatctacaatatttttttaacttccaacactgaaaaatttgttctaaggcacatttaaaaaatgctctccaaagatgagctcttaattttaatccaTATCTTGCCATTACTTGATCGTAcagataatttctatttacatttttgtaggaaattaaacattctacaattttttcatatctcTTATCGTTTAGAAGATGTCGGACtcgtaaataagtaaatattatgaaatattcatacatATTTGCGCTTATCATAATTTAGTATCGTcatctaatatttttcaacaggtttatttaaaatgtaactcaattttttttcataaaatttataattgaatatatttcgtCTGGGTAATTTCTAATGTTGGTAGATCTGttttttataacatgttaTACTAGCGCTatctgtgtttttttttttttcatttttatattgcatatacagtatcaaaaatgatgaacgtgtctactcgcgtattgagacggaacatcaatacccctttgtaaacaaaaaagaaagatatacatgcaattatgtgggcgggccggactgactggaggggatcatttggttttgctgcgtttagcatgcggttcgtctccgcagaggAGTCGATGTCTTTgaacactttatttaattgtttttagttttttatttatgcatttatttatttcagagaagtttatttttagaatacttatttttgtttttgatatacctaacctacgcatatggagagttactaaatgcattcgcaaagattaatttatattgtgcgcaAGCGCGCACTAGCACGGCGCATTTTCTCTGAGAGTGGGGATtcctactaccgggcaaaattttactctctttgtcgtgcatccatctcttacaacatctaGACACGGAGAGTATTTTTCGCACTGTATAGTTTTTGGAGCTTCTGAGTTGTGTCTTCTTGTATATAACTATAACCAAATTATTAACTGctgagttttaatatatttatatttttcttttctattgatatttaatcatatttcttaaataaaaaaaaaattttttttgaaatagataataaatgaTCTCAGAATTCATGACTTAAAaggataaatttcaaatatttattaaaaaactattaaaatcagtacgCATTTGGATTCGATtgcgaatatcttctaaatagtTAGAGTAATCGATTAACCACAAGAGATCTTTTTTATAgagcttttaattttctgcaatatatatattaggcATTTcctaatatttacttatctacCAGTTCCTACgagaaatgtaaatagaaattttctataCAATCAAGACGAGATATAAATTTTGCTATTGGaactaaagaaaaaatgtgCCAAGGAACCAATTTTTCGGTGTCGgaaaataatcgattttttgGTCCACCCTAATAAGTATTGTATTATTACctatgaaaattgttttattgatataacgttaacttaatatttaaataaaggtagagaaataatatgttgtaaaaGCGACAATTGAACGagcaataacataaatttgaatgaatattttgtgcgTAAGTTCTCCAGGGGCGCTTTTAAATGTTGGCGCCAATTCGTTTCCTAAGtcaatcttaaatatttctgtttggTTCCAAAATTCGCGCTTGCACATTAAGATCGGCCTATTGTTTCAATCGTAGAGGCGTGCCTCTAGCCACTGAGATAACTGCAAATACCTACACAAACGAAATTTCCAAACAAtgccaatttttcagtttaaaaagTACTTGATCCTATATGTGTCTGATAGATTCAGTTGTGGAAAGGCTGTATCTCGTTTTTATTGCGATAAGGCGCCAACCAGTAATAACACGACAGCATTTATAAGGAATGCTGTTGACGTGgtggatttattattaaataaatgtgtatcaATTCATAAATGTgaataaactattttgttggccatgtattttattttgaaagggTAGTGAAGATGTTTGTTATAAAAGGGGTTTTGTGATTTGAAAAAACTGGACTTAAACTTGACGAGTCGCCACTGGTATTATTAGGATATAGTTCcattattcttgaaaaatgagataatttatcctaattttgacaatttatacCATAGACTAgttgttaaaaacaattcaCAATAAGTATgaatgtgtatatttttataaaatttggtatacacTCATTACAGGGGGTGCTTTATCCAGTGGTGtagttattttttctataataaatttacacatgATTTCCTTAATTTTCATGCCTCGTTGGTTTTGATTTTGGATCCAAGAACCTctcattttgtgtaaaatatttttcatgctTTGCAATTGAAaagaagtttgttaaaatcagacaaaaaatacaaatttttcggAAGCCACACAGTAGACaagttgaatattaaattaattaaattaggtaGTAGTGTTAAGAAATGTTCTtcagcaatttttaaataaaacacgctgaacaacaacaacaaaaaaacggTCGAACAGTTTCTGGCTTACGGTGACGTTTTTACTTTTCCAATCTGCACTTGTGTTGACCCGAAATTGTATGTACGGTGCGCTTATTTGGGCTTAAAGCACTCGAAAAGAACACGCAGGTATGTGCTTCGTATACGCCGTCACTTACCTATATTACGTGAAGTACCCAGTCGATTGGGGCCAGATTTCAATGCGATCACGTTGCAGGACGACCTCGAGTCGTTGCGTCACTCGAGCTCGAGGGATCTGGCCGCGTTGGCCACGCAGCTGGCCAAGAGCGAGGAGGAGAGACGGCACTTGTCCGATTTGGTGGTGATATTGAGGCAGCGCGTGTCGAACGAAACGTCCGACGACGAGCACGTGGCCAAAGAGAGGAAACTGTTGGAACAGAGGCTGGAGGAGGCGCACCTTCACTTGGCCGACATTAAGACGTCGTGGAGTGATAAGATCGCCTCCCTGGAGACGCAGGTTTGTATCGAATCTTTGGGGCGGGTGCGGGGTGTCCCTAAAAGTTGGTTGTCCTGGAACACAACCAACGGGGGACACCCTGGACAAGTGCTCCAGTTAAATTCTATCACATGTTGAtacgaaatttgtttatttgcttTAGAGCAACCACAAAACACGTTTGTGAGTATATTTTGGTTTGGGTGCAGTTTGTTTTGCTTAAACAGTTTGTCACCACTAACCGTGAGCAACTGCGATGACGTACCGGCAACATAAACAACGGCATGCATTTCTAGGTGGGAAGACTGAGCAGGCAGGCGGCCGAGGAGTCGGCGGAACGCCGAAGGGCCGTTCAGGAGAAGGACGAGCTGGCCGAGAAGGTGAAGCAGCTGGAGGCGGAGCTTGAGTGCAATCGTTTCGATCTGAACAACAaggagaataaaataaaacgtctGACCCAAGATATAAACGAGCTGAGCTTCGAACTTAAGAGTCTGCGTAACGATAACGACGAAGAGATCGCCTTCCTCCGGACCGAACTCGTGAGTCATAACGTGTAAAAGAGAAAACGGGCTTGATtcctaatttttttgttgtttgattggattttttttattgtttttggatGGTTTTGTCCCCTACATAGAtctctatattttttagaggACGCGGCCATGCTTCCTTTTTGCGAAGTGAATGAAAACGATGTgatttattatagtaattaagCGATAGGAACCTGCATTTATCATTATTGTTATCGTGTTTAACACCCACTGTTTTCTTCTTGCAAGCTTTTCACCAGTTTTTAGTGTGATTAGAGATGGACATGGTACTTGAGATGACTGTGATAAGAATGAAATTTCCTAAAGATTGTGCCTTTGtttgaaacaaacaaatacattTAGTGCAATTAAACAAGTGTCCATctctatgtattttaataatggacTTTTGCTTAtggtagttttaatttttatgttatataacgTAGGAGTccctaaattttacataaaacataattttttcaaaattattatttatatacacattATGTTATGCttaccaataaatattcatttaaacccaattttgttttatttttgtgaatgTCTTCTTAAATGTTGACCCTCCTAAAACAACCCTGAGGACATGTTTCATCTGCAACATCACTGTAGTTTGTGTTTTCTAGGAAAATGCCTCGACTGAGTTGAAGGTGGTCAAAAAGAATTTAGAAAACAACGAAAACGAACTAGAAAAGTCCGAAGATGAGTGTGGCAAATTGAAGATCTCTGTGGAGTCTGAACACTTAGCCAACAGTTCTCTTAGGCAAATCATCACAAAGTTGGAAAAGGAACTTGGTGAAGAGAAGTCCAACTCTTTGAACGTGCAGAAAACACTCACCAGGTAACAAACTATTACACAATAACTGATGGGAGatgtattaatgttttttttactaGGGTAACGACTGAGAAAAATACGGCACTGTTACGTAACGCAGAAATATCACAGCAAATGGAGCTGGTGAAGATGAACATGAAACGACAGGAGCAAGAAATGACCGATTTGTTGAATAAACTGGGGCAGTTGGAGGAAGAGAATGTCAAGCTTAAGGACAGCAAAACGGTCGAGAAGCAGTTACGTGACACGATAGTGGAACTGGAGGACCAAATATCTGAGAAAAATAAGGTTAGTTTAAATTAGGTTAGTTTAGAATGGTAATGCAATGATGGTGAtagtgtaaatttaaatattcgtttattttgctttttacCAAGTATGCACTATTCATCGTGATTGGACACGTGGTTTAATCTGGAGGGCACATCaagtaaaatgataattaaaagatatttgaatttgacaCAAAATTGCACCGCCTACTTAGACTCACGAATCTACCACTCTCTTCGTCCATCCTTCTCCAATTCTCATTAACGTCAGTCATTTTCTTTCGCTTGCAcagacaaatacaaaattcgaattttgataattgttGGCAACATgctaaaatatagaaaagaaCAATTTACAATAGGTGGACAAAATTTCGGGAcggtattttttttctaatgttcCTCTTGAAGTAAATACTGctctttaattgaaatttcaagAATTGTTTTTTCTCAACTGATGAGGTAAAAGTaggtgtaaataaatttatttttacttatttatataaattaatttactctattttaataaatttattaatttgtttatacaaataaccacaaaaaaaatttgaaattaatatttattttttatttaattatcatttttttaactgaaaaggaaagtaaataaaatatgaaaatattatgaattaattaattaatttataaacctgTATAAATaatcacagaaaaaaattagtacttaatatagatattaaggtaatatttatttataaaaaagtttaaaggagtaaataaaatatgaaaaaacatgaattaattaattaatttataaatctgcATAAATAACCgcagaaaaaaattagaaattaatttagatattaaggtaaaatttatttaaaaaaataaatttaatataataggaattaatatttactttttatttaattgttattttttaattaacttaaataaataaaaatttaaaataaaaaaaaattagtaaataataataattaatgaacaaaaaatggaaattaatatttattttttatataattatcattatttgataatttaaaggtaaataaatgaaaaattgataaattattaattagtactaataaatttattaatctgtttgtacaaataatcaaagaaaaaaaatataattcagctTTACCAAAACCGAGAATCACAAAGAGGAGATGGCTTGGGTGGGGATGGgccaaaattttcaaacaaaaaaagatatatgttaaattaaataataatttaattattaagaatccctttaaaaattaaagtttctataattatgtccagttcaattcagaaaaatgtatgtaacattttataaaataagaatgtagtagtttttgttataatgtatacaaaaaaacgacaataaattaatattaaacagtttacaataaaataaaagagttatggctaaaatatttaatattaacaaataaaactgatttaaaatcaatattttaaaagaaaataattaaataatttcagaatATCAAAACGTTGCAACTGCGACTGGCTGACATGAAGAAAACGCTGCAACAAGAACTGCGCACGCCCAGTAACCACGCCGATCTGGACGCGGCGATACTGACGCCCAGCCAAACGTCCACTAAACACCATCCCAAGTCGTCGCGTCGCGACGATGAGGACGTCAACTTCAAATACCTCAAGCACGTTGTGATCAAGTTCCTGACCAGTCGCGACTACGAGGCCCAGCATCTAATCAAGGCGATAGCCACGCTGCTGAAGTTCACGGCGGAGGAGGAACGCCTGATACAGGAGACGTTGGAGTGGAAGAAGTCGTGGTTCGGCAGCAGGCCGAAGATGAACGGCAGTCACAAGTCGAAGATGTTCCCGCCCAGCTGATGGCTGATTTAGTTGCACGCTTGGACGGGATCGCCGATTTAATAGGCAGCACCAGACTGCCGTTGACCTAGGGCTGAAAGAAAGCTTGctgattgatttattaatggtTCGATGTGTCGTGCGTTTCTGTGTGCGGAGGCGAAATTTGTTTTGGGTGATtggaatttgttttatatggtTTGATCAGGTTAAACCAATAGAATCGTACgtttaatatttgacattaACAGCTTCAGCTCACTAGTTTCGAGACAATATTCgtagtaatttttaagtagttaattttatcacatttgattaatttttttattgactatTACATCAcgtgttttgatttttatatactatttaattaagccaatataaaataatattccatcCGATTGGATTTAGCTCgtcaattatttaacttaagcTTAAACTATGCCAGAAATTGTAATCacgtaattatttttgtaatcatCGTAATTCAttccttttgaaatatttatatcagtATTTGTTAGTTAATGCGCTTTGTTTAGATGGttgttttttttgttgattttttattaaggcTCATGTTATAGTGATATTTTACAATTCCAGATTTAagataattgtatataatgtaaataaatatttataaatttattaatctatttgtacaaatatccacaaaataaaatgaaaattaataatattgtttttttatttaatattaaacaatattaaattgtcaaagtaaaggtaagtaaataaaaaatagagtataaccattttatatattaaatattaataaatttatatatctatttgtataaataaacccagattcaatcaattattaattaataaatttattaatcaagttgtacaaatataagaaaaagaaattaattatcatttttaaactgaCGAAGTAAaagtaagtataaataaatttacttttacatatataaattcatttactctattttaataaatttatcaatttgtttatacaaatatccacagaaaaaaattcgaaattaatatttattttttatttaaatgatcatTTAAAGTAATACAAATAACCAcagaaaaaagttataaattaatataaatattaaggtaatatttatttacaaagtaaatttaaaaattaatatttattttttatttaattgtcattttttaattaataatttaaaggtaaataaataaaaatgtataaggtattaatattaatactaaattattaatctgtacaaatatccaaataaaaaaaatagaaaatatttatttttaaaggcaacatttgtcatttaaaaaattaataaattaattagtactaataaatatattaatttgtttgtacaaataatcaaaaaaaaagagaattacaaattgatatttaaaagaaaaatatataaaaaattaataaattattaattagtactaataaattttttaagtttattcaaataaccaaagaacaaaaaatagaaattaatatttattttttatttaattgacatttttaatttataatttaaaagtaaataaa
Coding sequences:
- the LOC109599684 gene encoding golgin subfamily A member 1; the protein is MFASLKNKIREETGSDLSKFTAKITSSTVQKIDSLRGKSHQGSTSSLNSIVSSDGLREDVPVVDADEFKKRLLRIEADFARKLEHKDTEYKDLIRDKDKQLQAIEKEKDEAYKQISSLKESLKSLEEFKQKILMQQENNEQFESLQVQELSKVKQLVLLREQELSEKSGALKDANVQLEKLRNEVNRLRRQEEQLSDIQDDLESLRHSSSRDLAALATQLAKSEEERRHLSDLVVILRQRVSNETSDDEHVAKERKLLEQRLEEAHLHLADIKTSWSDKIASLETQVGRLSRQAAEESAERRRAVQEKDELAEKVKQLEAELECNRFDLNNKENKIKRLTQDINELSFELKSLRNDNDEEIAFLRTELENASTELKVVKKNLENNENELEKSEDECGKLKISVESEHLANSSLRQIITKLEKELGEEKSNSLNVQKTLTRVTTEKNTALLRNAEISQQMELVKMNMKRQEQEMTDLLNKLGQLEEENVKLKDSKTVEKQLRDTIVELEDQISEKNKNIKTLQLRLADMKKTLQQELRTPSNHADLDAAILTPSQTSTKHHPKSSRRDDEDVNFKYLKHVVIKFLTSRDYEAQHLIKAIATLLKFTAEEERLIQETLEWKKSWFGSRPKMNGSHKSKMFPPS